The Synchiropus splendidus isolate RoL2022-P1 chromosome 1, RoL_Sspl_1.0, whole genome shotgun sequence genome includes a window with the following:
- the LOC128752746 gene encoding oocyte zinc finger protein XlCOF19-like isoform X2, with amino-acid sequence MKEEEDATEQQECSSSLDQEGQDLSLLKEEKDVEDKIKEEATQFSLTVVKSEYDELGISSSTQQMKTDSYGDECGGPSPASDVETSLHADHQRSLCSESDDTDDSEDWGETSDAQSRSNSEDPARHVSDKNDADPKSPICSEWTRRCSAMSGLTRHVASCCGQGKTCSIRKSYNCSHCGKCFSKAANLKRHMTIHNGEKSFNCSQCCKSFTRKDTLKKHMKFHTGEKPFSCSLCGQSFKERGTLNIHMRIHTGEKPFVCSHCGACFRRRHSFQIHMSVHTGEKPFSCSQCGKCFKHSVSLTRHMKTHGDVKC; translated from the coding sequence atgaaagaagaagaagatgctactgagcagcaggagtgcagctccagtctggatcaggagggACAAGACCTTTCTCTCCTTAAAGAAGAGAAAGATGttgaggacaaaataaaagaagaagccACTCAGTTCTCCCTCACTGTTGTCAAGAGTGAGTATGACGAACTTGGAATCAGCAGCTCGACTCAACAAATGAAAACGGATAGTTATGGAGACGAGTGTGGAGGACCAAGTCCAGCCAGCGACGTGGAGACATCTCTTCAtgctgaccaccagaggtcgctgtgctctgaatctgatgacactgatgacagtgaggactggggAGAAACCAGTGACGCTCAGTCTCGTTCAAACTCTGAGGATCCAGCACGTCATGTCAGTGACAAGAACGATGCTGATCCCAAATCACCGATCTGCTCAGAATGGACGAGGAGATGTTCGGCAATGTCTGGACTGACTAGACACGTGGCATCCTGCTGTGGACAAGGCAAAACCTGCTCCATCAGAAAGTCATACAACTGTTCTCATTGCGGGAAATGTTTCAGCAAAGCAGCTAATCTGAAGCGACATATGACTAttcacaatggagaaaaatcCTTTAACTGCTCTCAGTGTTGTAAGAGTTTTACACGCAAAGACACCTTGAAGAAACACATGAAatttcacactggagaaaaacctttcagctgctctctgtgtgGACAGTCTTTCAAAGAAAGGGGGACCCTGAATatccacatgagaattcacactggagaaaaaccttttgtcTGCTCTCATTGCGGCGCATGCTTTAGACGGAGACACTCCTTTCAGATACACATGAgtgttcacactggagaaaaacctttcagctgctctcagtgtggaaaatgttttaaacataGCGTTAGCCTCACAAGACACATGAAAACTCATGGAGACGTCAAATGTTAA
- the LOC128752746 gene encoding oocyte zinc finger protein XlCOF19-like isoform X1 produces the protein MLTGVQQLLVMKEEEDATEQQECSSSLDQEGQDLSLLKEEKDVEDKIKEEATQFSLTVVKSEYDELGISSSTQQMKTDSYGDECGGPSPASDVETSLHADHQRSLCSESDDTDDSEDWGETSDAQSRSNSEDPARHVSDKNDADPKSPICSEWTRRCSAMSGLTRHVASCCGQGKTCSIRKSYNCSHCGKCFSKAANLKRHMTIHNGEKSFNCSQCCKSFTRKDTLKKHMKFHTGEKPFSCSLCGQSFKERGTLNIHMRIHTGEKPFVCSHCGACFRRRHSFQIHMSVHTGEKPFSCSQCGKCFKHSVSLTRHMKTHGDVKC, from the exons ATGTTGACAG gtgtccagcagctgctggtgatgaaagaagaagaagatgctactgagcagcaggagtgcagctccagtctggatcaggagggACAAGACCTTTCTCTCCTTAAAGAAGAGAAAGATGttgaggacaaaataaaagaagaagccACTCAGTTCTCCCTCACTGTTGTCAAGAGTGAGTATGACGAACTTGGAATCAGCAGCTCGACTCAACAAATGAAAACGGATAGTTATGGAGACGAGTGTGGAGGACCAAGTCCAGCCAGCGACGTGGAGACATCTCTTCAtgctgaccaccagaggtcgctgtgctctgaatctgatgacactgatgacagtgaggactggggAGAAACCAGTGACGCTCAGTCTCGTTCAAACTCTGAGGATCCAGCACGTCATGTCAGTGACAAGAACGATGCTGATCCCAAATCACCGATCTGCTCAGAATGGACGAGGAGATGTTCGGCAATGTCTGGACTGACTAGACACGTGGCATCCTGCTGTGGACAAGGCAAAACCTGCTCCATCAGAAAGTCATACAACTGTTCTCATTGCGGGAAATGTTTCAGCAAAGCAGCTAATCTGAAGCGACATATGACTAttcacaatggagaaaaatcCTTTAACTGCTCTCAGTGTTGTAAGAGTTTTACACGCAAAGACACCTTGAAGAAACACATGAAatttcacactggagaaaaacctttcagctgctctctgtgtgGACAGTCTTTCAAAGAAAGGGGGACCCTGAATatccacatgagaattcacactggagaaaaaccttttgtcTGCTCTCATTGCGGCGCATGCTTTAGACGGAGACACTCCTTTCAGATACACATGAgtgttcacactggagaaaaacctttcagctgctctcagtgtggaaaatgttttaaacataGCGTTAGCCTCACAAGACACATGAAAACTCATGGAGACGTCAAATGTTAA
- the LOC128752495 gene encoding zinc finger protein 79-like isoform X3 yields MSKQLVHTGFQKPGTDAVWTCSFLHLDLPELGPHLGVQKMKEEDATEQQECSSSQEGQEPPLIKEEKVKNEMEEATQPSLTVVESEDDELGCCSSTQQMKTEADGDKCGGPNPASDFDTSLHADQQRSLCSESDTDDSEDWGETSNNHSGSNSVEDPNICGQKREKKSFKDCHCVECFSLSGNLTRHMRKHTGEKPFSCTHCGVFDYSSCGFGDFVLQNCS; encoded by the exons ATGTCCAAACAGCTGGTCCACACAGGATTTCAGAAGCCTGGAACTGATGCCGTCTGGACCTGCAGCTTTCTTCACCTTGATCTTCCTGAGCTGGGTCCTCACCTGG gggTGCAgaagatgaaagaagaagatgctacagagcagcaggagtgcagctccagtcaGGAGGGACAAGAGcctcctctcattaaagaagaGAAAGTTAAGAATGAAATGGAAGAAGCCACACAGCCATCTCTCACTGTTGTGGAGAGCGAGGATGATGAACTTGGATGCTGCAGCTCGActcaacaaatgaaaacagaagctgatggagacaagTGTGGAGGACCAAACCCAGCCAGCGACTTTGACACATCTCTTCATGCTGACCAGCAGAGGTCGCTGTGCTCTGAATCTGACACTGACGACAGTGAAGACTGGGGAGAAACCAGTAACAATCATTCTGGTTCAAACTCTGTTGAGGATCCAAACATTTGTGgacaaaaaagggaaaaaaagtcatttaaggACTGCCATTGCGTTGAATGTTTCTCTCTTTCAGGTAACCTGACTCGGCACATGAGGaaacacacaggagaaaaacctttcagctgcactcactgtg GTGTTTTTGACTACAGTTCCTGTGGATTTGGAGACTTTGTGCTGCAGAATTGTTCATAA
- the LOC128752495 gene encoding oocyte zinc finger protein XlCOF6.1-like isoform X2, which yields MKEEDATEQQECSSSQEGQEPPLIKEEKVKNEMEEATQPSLTVVESEDDELGCCSSTQQMKTEADGDKCGGPNPASDFDTSLHADQQRSLCSESDTDDSEDWGETSNNHSGSNSVEDPNICGQKREKKSFKDCHCVECFSLSGNLTRHMRKHTGEKPFSCTHCGKCFRITAHLKRHLRIHTGEKPYRCTHCGKCFAHQSNLTNHMRIHTGEKPFSCTECGKCFRITAHLKRHLRIHTGEKPYSCTECGKCLRNTTELKLHMRIHTGEKPYSCTHCGKCFAHQSNMTSHMRIHTGEKPYCCTHCDKCFAQQSILTSHMRIHTGEKPFSCTQCGKCFIQKCSLDIHIRGHTGERPYICSECGSSFKDRGNLKLHMKIHTGEKPYLCSHCGKYFTRSYNYKTHMKIFHQKC from the coding sequence atgaaagaagaagatgctacagagcagcaggagtgcagctccagtcaGGAGGGACAAGAGcctcctctcattaaagaagaGAAAGTTAAGAATGAAATGGAAGAAGCCACACAGCCATCTCTCACTGTTGTGGAGAGCGAGGATGATGAACTTGGATGCTGCAGCTCGActcaacaaatgaaaacagaagctgatggagacaagTGTGGAGGACCAAACCCAGCCAGCGACTTTGACACATCTCTTCATGCTGACCAGCAGAGGTCGCTGTGCTCTGAATCTGACACTGACGACAGTGAAGACTGGGGAGAAACCAGTAACAATCATTCTGGTTCAAACTCTGTTGAGGATCCAAACATTTGTGgacaaaaaagggaaaaaaagtcatttaaggACTGCCATTGCGTTGAATGTTTCTCTCTTTCAGGTAACCTGACTCGGCACATGAGGaaacacacaggagaaaaacctttcagctgcactcactgtggtaaatgtttcaGAATTACAGCCCATCTGAAACGACACTTGAGAatacacactggagaaaaaccttatcGCTGCACTCACTGTGGCAAATGTTTTGCTCATCAAAGTAATTTGACTaatcacatgagaattcacacaggagaaaaacctttcagctgcactgagtgtggtaaatgtttcagAATTACAGCCCATCtgaaacgacacctgagaattcacactggagaaaaaccttataGCTGCACtgagtgtggtaaatgtttgaGGAATACAACAGAGCTAAAACTGCACATGAGgattcacacaggagaaaaaccttatAGCTGCACTcactgtggtaaatgttttgctCATCAAAGTAATATGACaagtcacatgagaattcacacaggagaaaaaccttattGCTGCACTCACTGTGATAAATGCTTTGCTCAGCAAAGTATTTTGACaagtcacatgagaattcacacaggagaaaaacctttcagctgcacccagtgtggtaaatgttttattcaaaaatgttcGTTGGATATTCACATTAGAGGTCACACTGGAGAAAGGCCTTATATCTGCTCTGAGTGTGGTAGCTCTTTTAAAGACCGTGGGAACCTGAAGCTacacatgaaaattcacactggagaaaaaccctatctCTGCTCCcattgtggcaaatattttaCACGGAGCTACAACTATAAGACCCACATGAAGATCTTTCATCAGAAATGCTAA
- the LOC128752495 gene encoding oocyte zinc finger protein XlCOF6.1-like isoform X1: MSKQLVHTGFQKPGTDAVWTCSFLHLDLPELGPHLGVQKMKEEDATEQQECSSSQEGQEPPLIKEEKVKNEMEEATQPSLTVVESEDDELGCCSSTQQMKTEADGDKCGGPNPASDFDTSLHADQQRSLCSESDTDDSEDWGETSNNHSGSNSVEDPNICGQKREKKSFKDCHCVECFSLSGNLTRHMRKHTGEKPFSCTHCGKCFRITAHLKRHLRIHTGEKPYRCTHCGKCFAHQSNLTNHMRIHTGEKPFSCTECGKCFRITAHLKRHLRIHTGEKPYSCTECGKCLRNTTELKLHMRIHTGEKPYSCTHCGKCFAHQSNMTSHMRIHTGEKPYCCTHCDKCFAQQSILTSHMRIHTGEKPFSCTQCGKCFIQKCSLDIHIRGHTGERPYICSECGSSFKDRGNLKLHMKIHTGEKPYLCSHCGKYFTRSYNYKTHMKIFHQKC; encoded by the exons ATGTCCAAACAGCTGGTCCACACAGGATTTCAGAAGCCTGGAACTGATGCCGTCTGGACCTGCAGCTTTCTTCACCTTGATCTTCCTGAGCTGGGTCCTCACCTGG gggTGCAgaagatgaaagaagaagatgctacagagcagcaggagtgcagctccagtcaGGAGGGACAAGAGcctcctctcattaaagaagaGAAAGTTAAGAATGAAATGGAAGAAGCCACACAGCCATCTCTCACTGTTGTGGAGAGCGAGGATGATGAACTTGGATGCTGCAGCTCGActcaacaaatgaaaacagaagctgatggagacaagTGTGGAGGACCAAACCCAGCCAGCGACTTTGACACATCTCTTCATGCTGACCAGCAGAGGTCGCTGTGCTCTGAATCTGACACTGACGACAGTGAAGACTGGGGAGAAACCAGTAACAATCATTCTGGTTCAAACTCTGTTGAGGATCCAAACATTTGTGgacaaaaaagggaaaaaaagtcatttaaggACTGCCATTGCGTTGAATGTTTCTCTCTTTCAGGTAACCTGACTCGGCACATGAGGaaacacacaggagaaaaacctttcagctgcactcactgtggtaaatgtttcaGAATTACAGCCCATCTGAAACGACACTTGAGAatacacactggagaaaaaccttatcGCTGCACTCACTGTGGCAAATGTTTTGCTCATCAAAGTAATTTGACTaatcacatgagaattcacacaggagaaaaacctttcagctgcactgagtgtggtaaatgtttcagAATTACAGCCCATCtgaaacgacacctgagaattcacactggagaaaaaccttataGCTGCACtgagtgtggtaaatgtttgaGGAATACAACAGAGCTAAAACTGCACATGAGgattcacacaggagaaaaaccttatAGCTGCACTcactgtggtaaatgttttgctCATCAAAGTAATATGACaagtcacatgagaattcacacaggagaaaaaccttattGCTGCACTCACTGTGATAAATGCTTTGCTCAGCAAAGTATTTTGACaagtcacatgagaattcacacaggagaaaaacctttcagctgcacccagtgtggtaaatgttttattcaaaaatgttcGTTGGATATTCACATTAGAGGTCACACTGGAGAAAGGCCTTATATCTGCTCTGAGTGTGGTAGCTCTTTTAAAGACCGTGGGAACCTGAAGCTacacatgaaaattcacactggagaaaaaccctatctCTGCTCCcattgtggcaaatattttaCACGGAGCTACAACTATAAGACCCACATGAAGATCTTTCATCAGAAATGCTAA
- the LOC128752592 gene encoding gastrula zinc finger protein XlCGF57.1-like isoform X1 — MASLPLVCHANNSPPVNNTEQNLAPGGIKMSRLEHLKDSFKQRLIAAADDHLLPSLHDIFIGYKRETERRRLLLEKVTEGAGVQQLLVIKNEDITKQQRCSFSLDQEGPSPLLANEAKEVESEIKEEAEDATQVSITVVKSEFDELASSSSTHKQIQTESHGDECGGLFLASDWVHHQRLLCSESGTDDSEDWGENSCTQSGSNSVENPAVHVNEKKDDLKSLICSKCGEKMCTDTRGNTHSCGQCKTWTCEKPVSCPQCGKCFAHKGNLKRHMVIHTGEKPFRCSRCDKCFTQKSNLMSHIRIHTEEKPFSCSHCGKCFTLKCSLKIHMRRHTGERPFSCSQCAKCFKDCANLKAHMRIHTGESPFVCPHCGKCFTQKCNLKIHMRLHTGENPFRCSLCLKCFKHSSSLKKHMVTHAEVQSLSSAHSV; from the exons ATGGCATCTCTGCCTCTCGTGTGTCACGCTAATAACAGTCCCCCGGTCAACAACACGGAACAAAACTTGGCTCCAGG GGGGATCAAAATGTCCAGACTGGAACATTTGAAAGATTCCTTCAAGCAGCGGCTGATAGCTGCTGCCGACGATCATCTGCTGCCGAGTCTTCACGACATATTCATCGGGTATAAACGTGAGACGGAACGAAGGAGACTCCTGCTGGAGAAGGTGACAGAGggagcag gtgtccagcagctgctggtgattAAGAATGAAGATATTACGAAGCAGCAGAGGTGCAGCTTTAGTCTGGATCAGGAGGGACCATCACCTCTTCTCgctaatgaagcaaaagaagttgAGAGTGAAATCAAAGAAGAAGCGGAAGATGCAACCCAGGTCTCCATCACCGTTGTGAAGAGTGAGTTTGATGAACTGGCATCCAGCAGTTCAACTCACAAACAAATTCAAACAGAGTCTCATGGAGACGAGTGTGGAGGACTATTTCTAGCCAGCGACTGGGTTCACCACCAGAGGTTGCTGTGTTCTGAATCTGGCACTGATGACAGCGAAGACTGGGGGGAGAACAGTTGCACTCAGTCTGGTTCAAATTCTGTGGAGAATCCCGCAGTTCAtgtcaatgaaaagaaagaTGATCTTAAATCACTGATCTGCTCTAAATGTGGGGAGAAAATGTGTACAGATACTCGAGGCAATACTCACAGCTGTGGTCAATGCAAAACCTGGACTTGTGAAAAACCTGTTAGCTGccctcagtgtggtaaatgcttTGCACATAAAGGCAATCTGAAACGACACATGGTTATTCACACgggagaaaaaccttttagaTGCTCTCGGTGTGATAAATGTTTTACTCAGAAAAGCAACCTCATGAGCCACATTAGAATTCACACTGAAGAAAAacccttcagctgctctcattgtggtaaatgttttacaCTGAAATGCAGCTTGAAGATTCACATGAGACGACACACTGGAGAAagacctttcagctgctctcagtgtgctAAATGTTTCAAAGACTGCGCAAACCTGAAGgcacacatgagaattcacacaggagaaagTCCCTTTGTCTGCCCTcactgtggtaaatgttttactCAGAAGTGCAACTTGAAGATTCACATGAGACTACACACTGGAGAAAACCCCTTCCGGTGCTCTCTGtgtctcaagtgttttaaaCATAGCAGTAGCCTCAAGAAACACATGGTAACTCATGCAGAAGTCCAAAGTCTGTCTTCCGCTCACAGCGTGTAA
- the LOC128752592 gene encoding gastrula zinc finger protein XlCGF57.1-like isoform X2: MSRLEHLKDSFKQRLIAAADDHLLPSLHDIFIGYKRETERRRLLLEKVTEGAGVQQLLVIKNEDITKQQRCSFSLDQEGPSPLLANEAKEVESEIKEEAEDATQVSITVVKSEFDELASSSSTHKQIQTESHGDECGGLFLASDWVHHQRLLCSESGTDDSEDWGENSCTQSGSNSVENPAVHVNEKKDDLKSLICSKCGEKMCTDTRGNTHSCGQCKTWTCEKPVSCPQCGKCFAHKGNLKRHMVIHTGEKPFRCSRCDKCFTQKSNLMSHIRIHTEEKPFSCSHCGKCFTLKCSLKIHMRRHTGERPFSCSQCAKCFKDCANLKAHMRIHTGESPFVCPHCGKCFTQKCNLKIHMRLHTGENPFRCSLCLKCFKHSSSLKKHMVTHAEVQSLSSAHSV; encoded by the exons ATGTCCAGACTGGAACATTTGAAAGATTCCTTCAAGCAGCGGCTGATAGCTGCTGCCGACGATCATCTGCTGCCGAGTCTTCACGACATATTCATCGGGTATAAACGTGAGACGGAACGAAGGAGACTCCTGCTGGAGAAGGTGACAGAGggagcag gtgtccagcagctgctggtgattAAGAATGAAGATATTACGAAGCAGCAGAGGTGCAGCTTTAGTCTGGATCAGGAGGGACCATCACCTCTTCTCgctaatgaagcaaaagaagttgAGAGTGAAATCAAAGAAGAAGCGGAAGATGCAACCCAGGTCTCCATCACCGTTGTGAAGAGTGAGTTTGATGAACTGGCATCCAGCAGTTCAACTCACAAACAAATTCAAACAGAGTCTCATGGAGACGAGTGTGGAGGACTATTTCTAGCCAGCGACTGGGTTCACCACCAGAGGTTGCTGTGTTCTGAATCTGGCACTGATGACAGCGAAGACTGGGGGGAGAACAGTTGCACTCAGTCTGGTTCAAATTCTGTGGAGAATCCCGCAGTTCAtgtcaatgaaaagaaagaTGATCTTAAATCACTGATCTGCTCTAAATGTGGGGAGAAAATGTGTACAGATACTCGAGGCAATACTCACAGCTGTGGTCAATGCAAAACCTGGACTTGTGAAAAACCTGTTAGCTGccctcagtgtggtaaatgcttTGCACATAAAGGCAATCTGAAACGACACATGGTTATTCACACgggagaaaaaccttttagaTGCTCTCGGTGTGATAAATGTTTTACTCAGAAAAGCAACCTCATGAGCCACATTAGAATTCACACTGAAGAAAAacccttcagctgctctcattgtggtaaatgttttacaCTGAAATGCAGCTTGAAGATTCACATGAGACGACACACTGGAGAAagacctttcagctgctctcagtgtgctAAATGTTTCAAAGACTGCGCAAACCTGAAGgcacacatgagaattcacacaggagaaagTCCCTTTGTCTGCCCTcactgtggtaaatgttttactCAGAAGTGCAACTTGAAGATTCACATGAGACTACACACTGGAGAAAACCCCTTCCGGTGCTCTCTGtgtctcaagtgttttaaaCATAGCAGTAGCCTCAAGAAACACATGGTAACTCATGCAGAAGTCCAAAGTCTGTCTTCCGCTCACAGCGTGTAA